Within the Agromyces atrinae genome, the region TCTGGTGGGCGATGGTCATGAACGCCCTCTGGCTGCTCTTCACCGCCGCCGGAGGCATCGTCCTCGGCGCCGCTCCGGCGACCGTGGCGGCCACCGAACTGACGCGGCGGCGACTCCGCGACGAGAAGACCTCCACGCTCCGTGAGTTCGCGGCCGCCTGGCGACGCGAATTCTGGCGCGCGAACGGCATCCTCGCCGCGCCGCTCCTCGTCTCGACCCTGCTCGCCCTCCAGCTCATCTCGGTGGTGACGAGCGACACGCTCACGACCCCCCTCGGAATCACGGTCGCCGTCGCCACGGCGATCGCCCTCGTCATCACCACGCTCATCGCGCCGCTCTACGCGCACTACGAGCTGCCGCTCTCGGCCTACCTGCCCACGGCGTCGCGATGGATGACGCGCAACATCGCTCACGCGCTCCT harbors:
- a CDS encoding YesL family protein, producing MTSQTTPSTWALRIHSVCDWIWWAMVMNALWLLFTAAGGIVLGAAPATVAATELTRRRLRDEKTSTLREFAAAWRREFWRANGILAAPLLVSTLLALQLISVVTSDTLTTPLGITVAVATAIALVITTLIAPLYAHYELPLSAYLPTASRWMTRNIAHALLLCVAATGVTSASLALPGLIPFVSIGAWLSISTALCVGFFTANDRMLRDEKVPPTPVGPSAKPTAVLSGRSRRDV